One window from the genome of Saccharomyces mikatae IFO 1815 strain IFO1815 genome assembly, chromosome: 6 encodes:
- the UPF3 gene encoding Upf3p (similar to Saccharomyces cerevisiae UPF3 (YGR072W); ancestral locus Anc_3.140) — MSNVSEDLKNSEGKKKSRGGRYHNNKSRGKNKNETIDSKKNEGKNNNNNGTNNNNKGRRSNKKRNREHHNYKRKPRMGRSTENEGFKLVIRLLPPNLTANEFFTVLRDKNNDSDDKEDIQGKFKYSDWCFFEGHYSSKVFKNSTYSRCNLLFDNLPDLEKCATFIKTCKFIDNKENVTIPDLKLSPYVKKFTQTSKKDSALEGTIEEDEIFKTFMNSMKQLNKNDDYSFQDFSVLKSLEKEYSKSIELENKIAERTERVLTELVGNGDKVKNKNKKKKSKNAKKKFKDEEGTIKLPKKKRNRGKKKRNDRDKSSVTKTKNSNVVIIEEAGKEVLKQRKKKMLLQEKLKISKSSQPQLPSTQAQPSFQPKEKFLAPRVKILHRKDIKK, encoded by the coding sequence ATGAGTAATGTTTCtgaagatttgaagaatagtgaaggtaaaaagaaaagcagagGAGGTAGATATCACAACAATAAGAGCAGAGGcaaaaataagaatgaGACAATAGACTCCAAAAAGAACGAaggaaagaataataacaataatggtacgaataacaacaataagGGCCGGAGAAGTAATAAGAAGAGGAATAGAGAGCATCATAACTACAAGAGGAAGCCTAGAATGGGCAGGTCAACCGAGAATGAAGGTTTTAAGCTTGTAATTAGATTACTACCTCCAAATTTGACTGCAAATGAGTTTTTTACTGTTTTGCGAGATAAGAATAATGACAGTGATGATAAGGAAGATATCCAGGGTAAATTTAAATACAGCGACTGGTGTTTTTTCGAAGGTCATTATTCTAGTAAAGTATTCAAGAACTCGACATATTCTAGATGCAATTTACTTTTCGACAACTTACCAGATTTAGAGAAATGTGCAACTTTCATCAAAACTTGCAAGTTCATTGACAACAAGGAAAATGTTACGATTCCAGATTTGAAACTGTCGCCTTACGTAAAGAAGTTCACACaaacatcaaaaaaggACTCTGCACTAGAGGgaacaattgaagaagatgagatTTTTAAAACGTTCATGAATTCaatgaaacaattgaacaaaaatgaCGACTACTCATTCCAAGATTTCAGCGTTTTGAAATCcttagaaaaggaatattcaaaaagcATAGAGTTAGAAAATAAGATAGCAGAAAGGACAGAAAGGGTATTGACAGAATTAGTTGGTAATGGTGATAAAGTCAAAaataagaacaaaaagaagaaaagtaaaaatgctaaaaagaaatttaagGATGAGGAAGGAACCATTAAGttaccaaagaaaaaacgGAACAGAGGTAAAAAGAAGCGTAATGATCGCGATAAAAGTAGTGTTACTAAGACTAAAAATAGCAACGTGGTTATTATCGAGGAAGCAGGTAAAGAAGTGTTaaaacaaaggaaaaagaaaatgctttTGCAAGAGAAGTTAAAAATATCCAAATCCTCTCAGCCTCAATTACCATCCACTCAGGCTCAGCCGTCGTTCCAAcctaaagaaaaatttttggcACCACGAGTAAAAATTTTGCATCGGAAGGACATCAAGAAGTAG
- the SMD1 gene encoding mRNA splicing protein SMD1 (similar to Saccharomyces cerevisiae SMD1 (YGR074W); ancestral locus Anc_3.139), translating to MKLVNFLKKLRNEQVTIELKNGTTVWGTLQSVSPQMNAILTDVKLTLPQPQLNKLNSNGIAMSSLYLTGGQQASTSDNIASLQYINIRGNTIRQIILPDSLNLDSLLVDQKQLNSLRRSGQIANDPNKKRRRDFGAPANKRPRRGL from the coding sequence ATGAAGCTGGTtaactttttgaagaagctgCGTAATGAGCAGGTTACCATAGAGCTGAAAAATGGTACCACCGTTTGGGGTACTCTTCAATCAGTATCGCCACAAATGAATGCCATCTTAACGGACGTTAAATTGACGTTGCCCCAGCCTCAACTAAATAAACTGAACAGTAATGGCATTGCTATGTCCAGCTTATATTTAACTGGAGGCCAACAAGCTTCTACAAGCGATAATATAGCAAGTCTGCAATATATTAATATCAGAGGCAATACCATAAGACAGATAATTTTACCAGATTCATTGAACCTAGACTCGCTATTGGTTGACCAAAAACAACTAAATTCTTTAAGGAGATCGGGTCAAATTGCGAATGACCCTAACAAAAAGAGAAGGCGTGACTTTGGTGCACCAGCAAATAAAAGGCCAAGAAGAGGTCTATGA
- the PRP38 gene encoding U4/U6-U5 snRNP complex subunit PRP38 (similar to Saccharomyces cerevisiae PRP38 (YGR075C); ancestral locus Anc_3.138), which yields MAINEFQVESHISSKQLNNQSVSLIVPRLTRDKIHNSMYYKVNLSNESLRGNTMVELLKVIVGTLGTSRGQDGHLHMVVLGGVEFKCILMKLIEIRPNFEQLNFLLNVKNANNFNSKYIIALILVYARLQYYYLNDKNNNDNDEDNLIKLFKVQLYKYSQQYFKLKSFPLQKDCFAHSYNQELCIIHVDELVDWLVTQDHIWGMPLGKCQWNKIYDSDEESSSSESESEDESDTGSES from the coding sequence aTGGCAATCAACGAGTTCCAGGTGGAGTCCCACATCTCTTCAAAGCAGTTAAACAACCAATCGGTATCGCTGATTGTTCCTCGTTTGACAAGAGATAAAATCCATAATTCAATGTACTATAAAGTTAATTTAAGCAACGAATCTTTGAGAGGCAATACAATGGTAGAGCTCCTGAAAGTTATTGTAGGCACACTTGGCACATCGAGAGGACAAGATGGCCATTTACATATGGTAGTTCTCGGCGGTGTAGAGTTCAAGTGCATCTTGATGAAACTGATTGAAATCAGACCTAATTTCGAGCAGCTAAACTTCTTATTGAATGTGAAAAATGCAAACAACTTCAACTCGAAATACATTATTGCTTTGATTCTGGTTTATGCGCGATtacaatattattatttaaatgacaaaaacaacaacgataatgatgaagataatCTGATAAAGTTATTTAAAGTACAATTATACAAATATTCACAGCAATATTTCAAACTAAAAAGTTTTCCACTACAAAAAGATTGCTTTGCTCACTCCTATAATCAAGAACTTTGTATAATACACGTGGACGAATTAGTAGATTGGTTGGTCACTCAGGATCACATCTGGGGTATGCCATTAGGTAAATGTCAATGGAATAAAATATACGACTCTGACGAAGAAAGTAGTTCAAGTGAAAGTGAAAGTGAAGATGAAAGTGACACTGGTAGCGAATCATAG
- the MRPL25 gene encoding mitochondrial 54S ribosomal protein mL59 (similar to Saccharomyces cerevisiae MRPL25 (YGR076C); ancestral locus Anc_3.137), translating into MSYIQYFESLPLKLKSFFQRYPPSIKYSSASTFTNAIDANPFLPNKHPVTQRFHDPKYSLRRMSDVYKLALRYGVEDFLPPIENTKKLFFEEKYNKKTLMKGVLLPKGHKHELKLKETLKKREEALKKVDDLIASKKGSKYAKRVEKMKKNQSIGWF; encoded by the coding sequence ATGTCATACATACAGTACTTTGAAAGCTTGCCTTTGAAACTGAAGTCgttctttcaaagatatCCCCCCTCAATTAAATATTCTTCAGCGTCGACATTTACGAACGCCATCGATGCGAACCCTTTCTTACCGAACAAACATCCAGTCACACAGCGATTCCATGATCCTAAATATTCACTCAGAAGGATGAGTGACGTATATAAATTGGCGTTACGTTATGGAGtagaagattttttaccACCAATCGAAAACACCAAGAAGCTTTTCTTCGAAGAGAAATACAACAAGAAGACTCTCATGAAGGGTGTTCTTTTACCCAAGGGTCATAAACATGAGTTGAAATTAAAGGAAACGTTGAAAAAGCGTGAGGAAGCTTTGAAGAAGGTGGATGATTTGATTGCTTCTAAAAAAGGTTCAAAATATGCCAAGAGGGTagagaaaatgaaaaaaaaccaaagcATTGGTtggttttga
- the PEX8 gene encoding Pex8p (similar to Saccharomyces cerevisiae PEX8 (YGR077C); ancestral locus Anc_3.136), translated as MFDHDVEYLITALSSATTIQYDQRLLDEVSANLIYYVPRIKSPDTLYRMVGALFRSQFIVKLPPLRLLHIIKDIFLWKLEVSEPTLPIAKFYSVWNAVLESHRVAWKLSQLMLLDGILVTYPRFQKLNNTYFIDESSSKTAFYYEHWKMQLFFPIWTQFWNDPAIKTNQSAQNCLLVALVLLCNQPNPSVPFHKINISWDLVAEKLLDLLAEYIHAIDQPMEKFSVNSVLSTNLNHLANCLNASFTKSNEATLMEAVHKLELICQHLSGAVRSSKKQQLDLKFQDIFILIVLSLKELSTINMKVLPSHKHTFYSMICLSLFHIHVLTEQIGTVGFPSYDYVYDNLITYFIVLNDLSKIILILNHMKRDSIKQDPSKLIFYINFLNKITNYYAWQISMPFITEFFEPLLHLRAFVDGSMRNALEIEIKESIHTLTITALSINPPYSLQVAQWQVSRIYVYLRRSMDQFIAGKLSADQILIIFGQLSGQFPSLHSYNKHLLRDSLHETYIRIINTKTPEKKNVLIECLIVQIPFVNDPHHLIDWLNICLRLINNHNKMLLQQLWEQVSNIESPLAIDWWYTTVLSCQSSKL; from the coding sequence ATGTTTGACCATGACGTCGAATATCTGATTACCGCACTTTCTTCCGCGACCACAATCCAGTATGATCAACGTTTACTGGACGAGGTCTCTGCCAACTTGATATACTACGTTCCCAGGATAAAATCCCCCGACACGTTGTACCGCATGGTTGGAGCACTTTTCCGGTCACAGTTCATTGTCAAATTGCCGCCACTACGTTTGTTACACATAatcaaagatatttttctttggaaacTAGAGGTCTCTGAGCCCACGCTCCCAATTGCCAAGTTCTATTCAGTTTGGAATGCTGTTCTGGAATCTCATCGAGTTGCCTGGAAATTGTCACAGTTGATGTTATTGGATGGTATCCTTGTCACTTATCCGAGattccaaaaattgaacaacaCCTACTTCATCGACGAGTCCAGCAGCAAAACTGCTTTTTATTACGAACACTGGAAGATGCAATTGTTTTTCCCAATATGGACGCAATTTTGGAATGATCCGGCTATCAAGACGAATCAATCCGCTCAGAATTGCCTGCTGGTAGCATTAGTCTTATTATGCAATCAACCAAACCCAAGTGTCCCCTTCCACAAAATTAACATATCATGGGATTTGGTGGCGGAAAAGTTATTAGACCTCTTGGCAGAGTATATACACGCGATTGACCAGCCGATGGAAAAGTTTTCGGTTAACTCAGTGCTATCAACAAACCTGAATCATTTGGCCAATTGCTTAAACGCTTCATTCACGAAGTCAAATGAAGCAACGTTGATGGAAGCAGTACACAAATTGGAATTGATATGTCAACACTTGTCTGGTGCTGTAAGATCATCGAAGAAACAACAACTAGATCTCAAGTTTCAAGATATATTTATCTTGATAGTACTTTCCTTAAAGGAATTGTCAACTATAAATATGAAAGTTTTGCCGAGTCATAAACACACGTTCTACTCTATGATCTGTTTAAGTCTTTTCCATATTCACGTTTTAACTGAACAAATTGGAACAGTCGGGTTTCCCAGTTATGATTACGTTTATGACAATCTGATAACATATTTTATTGTCCTGAACGATCTGTCCAAAATCATTCTGATCTTGAACCATATGAAAAGAGATAGCATCAAACAAGATCCGAGTAAACTAATATTCtatatcaattttttgaacaaaattACTAACTATTATGCGTGGCAGATTAGTATGCCGTTTATTACTGAATTTTTCGAGCCCTTACTGCATTTAAGGGCATTTGTCGACGGAAGTATGCGCAATGCTCTCGAAATTGAAATTAAGGAATCTATACACACATTGACAATTACTGCACTATCTATAAACCCCCCTTATTCCTTACAGGTTGCCCAATGGCAAGTGTCCCGCATATATGTCTATTTGAGAAGGTCGATGGACCAATTTATTGCAGGCAAATTATCCGCAGATCAGATCCTGATTATATTCGGCCAACTGTCCGGACAGTTTCCCTCACTACATAGTTATAATAAGCATCTACTGAGGGACTCCCTGCACGAAACATATATCAGAATTATTAACACAAAAACCccggaaaagaaaaatgtattGATCGAGTGCCTGATTGTACAAATACCTTTTGTCAACGATCCACATCATTTGATTGATTGGTTGAACATTTGTCTCAGACTAATTAATAATCATAATAAAATGCTACTTCAACAATTATGGGAACAGGTTTCGAATATTGAATCCCCTTTAGCCATCGACTGGTGGTACACAACAGTTTTATCCTGCCAATCCTCTAAACTTTAG
- the PAC10 gene encoding tubulin-binding prefolding complex subunit PAC10 (similar to Saccharomyces cerevisiae PAC10 (YGR078C); ancestral locus Anc_3.134) — MDTLFNSTEKNARGIPQAPFIENVNDIIKDPSDFELCFNKFQERLSKYKFMQESKMATIKQLKSRIPDLQNTLKICQSLRNRTVEDNESAEPILLHYQLNDTLYTKAQVDIPEDRADLKVGLWLGADVMLEYPIDEAIELLQKKLVDSEQSLTVSTEDVEFLRENITTMEVNCARLYNWDVQRRQDLKQAQEGTKNLKI, encoded by the coding sequence ATGGACACATTATTCAACTctacagaaaaaaatgccaGGGGCATACCGCAGGCTCCATTCATTGAGAACGTCAACGATATAATTAAGGACCCAAGCGACTTCGAGCTGTGCTTCAATAAGTTCCAGGAACGGCTTTCTAAATATAAATTCATGCAGGAGTCAAAAATGGCTACAATAAAGCAATTGAAGAGCAGGATCCCGGACTTGCAAAACACACTGAAGATATGTCAAAGTCTGCGCAATCGAACTGTCGAAGACAACGAGAGCGCTGAACCTATTCTACTGCACTACCAATTGAACGACACGCTCTACACAAAGGCTCAGGTTGACATACCAGAAGATCGGGCTGATCTGAAAGTTGGGCTGTGGTTGGGTGCAGACGTGATGCTGGAATATCCCATTGACGAGGCCATCGAGCTGTTGCAGAAGAAATTGGTGGACTCGGAACAGTCTCTAACAGTTTCTACGGAGGATGTAGAGTTTTTGAGGGAGAACATTACCACGATGGAAGTCAATTGCGCTAGATTGTATAACTGGGACGTACAAAGAAGGCAGGACTTAAAGCAGGCTCAAGAAGGGACCAAAAACCTCAAGATATAA
- the SMKI06G1220 gene encoding uncharacterized protein (similar to Saccharomyces cerevisiae YGR079W; ancestral locus Anc_3.403): MNKSSRAFQVPSKVITKEDITPLLRSHTKKIDTRGTADGNNTIVNGVATTPIIITTARSIDTAGSLSEDATDDDGEQRGCLHQKEEDDDGDDDDDDDGDLESTLGYSSEPDPLFSPCHQPSFTNNTFGYAADNELSMEENHYEKDFHDSSENSIFLPQLQQSFFFGDANNTDFWKEVNGTAEEAICLQDTRQRKCSLVALHPGDAATSENDTLGIEDFIKDDINGAEATEPSTSSSSETPSSSSLFDNLNYNIKLLCYRDNEGKFTLKKRKYLKNSLRSSSAISKKWKPMSKRDKLLKRAIRRKSGVCQTLSAGFGIGEFML; this comes from the coding sequence ATGAATAAAAGCAGCAGGGCATTTCAGGTACCGAGTAAGGTCATCACCAAGGAGGATATCACCCCCTTGTTGAGATCGcatacaaagaaaatagataCTCGTGGGACTGCCGATGGTAACAACACCATCGTCAATGGAGTCGCGACTACGcccatcatcatcactactgCTCGTTCGATAGATACTGCAGGTTCACTATCTGAGGACGCCACCGACGACGACGGTGAACAAAGGGGATGTTTACAccagaaagaagaagacgacGATGGTGACGACGACGACGATGATGACGGCGACCTCGAGAGTACGCTCGGCTATAGTTCAGAGCCTGATCCTCTTTTCTCGCCTTGTCACCAGCCTTCCTTCACTAACAACACGTTTGGGTATGCGGCGGACAATGAGCTCTCCATGGAGGAAAACCATTACGAGAAGGATTTTCATGACAGTAGCGAGAATAGCATCTTTTTGCCTCAGTTACAACagtctttcttttttggcgACGCCAATAACACGGACTTCTGGAAAGAGGTAAATGGCACTGCCGAAGAAGCAATTTGCCTGCAGGACACAAGGCAAAGGAAATGCTCACTTGTGGCTCTGCATCCAGGTGACGCTGCCACAAGTGAGAATGACACCTTAGGCATTGAGGACTTCATCAAAGACGATATAAACGGCGCGGAAGCTACGGAGCCATCCACGTCCTCATCATCTGAGACGCCATCATCTTCCTCTCTCTTTGACAATTTGAATTACAACATCAAGCTGTTGTGTTACAGAGACAATGAGGGCAAGTTCacgttgaaaaaaaggaaatatttgaaaaattccttACGTTCGTCGTCTGCAATctcaaagaaatggaaaccCATGTCCAAAAGAGACAAGCTGTTGAAGAGGGCCATTAGAAGGAAGAGTGGCGTTTGCCAGACGTTATCAGCTGGTTTTGGTATCGGTGAATTCATGTTGTAG
- the TWF1 gene encoding twinfilin TWF1 (similar to Saccharomyces cerevisiae TWF1 (YGR080W); ancestral locus Anc_3.404) translates to MSTQSGIVAEQTLLHSLNENLSANGTVVVIAKISPDSTSVRQTQVTHNLEQLVQFASQGKEPLYIFYKPEGVAKYFFVSFIPDGSPVRSRMLYASTKNTLARQVGSNSLCTEQPLITDAQDLIDLKNFDNDRPATQNEPLTQDEIMQIEINKQQAFLRKNNSVKLVSQDSGSPLSLTFRVNSEKPINEILSTDGKNLIIFQINPSDETIQIVQSETCPSVNELQIDLFGPSYTIFKQGDSNFFIYSCPSGSKVKDRMIYASNKNGFINYLKNDQKISFSKVVEIGDFAELDKSTLIATKEDSLDHDPNPDQSNNGGLRFNKPRGPMRKRRT, encoded by the coding sequence ATGTCCACACAATCTGGTATTGTCGCAGAACAGACTTTGCTGCACTCCCTGAACGAAAATCTTTCCGCCAATGGAACTGTCGTCGTCATTGCCAAGATTTCCCCTGATTCCACCTCAGTACGTCAAACACAAGTGACACATAATTTGGAACAACTAGTCCAGTTCGCATCGCAAGGCAAGGAACCACTGTATATCTTCTATAAACCTGAAGGTGTTGCTAAATACTTCTTCGTGTCATTCATCCCCGATGGCTCTCCTGTAAGATCAAGGATGCTTTATGCCTCGACTAAGAACACTCTAGCAAGGCAAGTCGGTTCAAACTCCTTATGCACGGAACAACCATTGATCACAGATGCGCAGGACTTGatagatttgaaaaactttgaCAATGACCGTCCTGCTACCCAAAACGAACCCCTGACACAAGACGAAATAATGCAAATCGAAATCAACAAACAACAGGCATTCTTAAGGAAGAACAACTCCGTTAAGTTAGTCTCTCAGGACAGTGGTTCGCCTTTATCGTTGACATTTAGGGTCAATTCTGAGAAACCCATCAATGAAATATTGAGTACGGACGGTAAAAATTTGATcatctttcaaatcaatCCTTCGGATGAAACCATCCAAATTGTGCAATCTGAGACATGTCCCTCAGTAAATGAATTGCAAATTGACTTGTTCGGGCCAAGTTACACGATCTTCAAGCAGGGAGACTCAAACTTCTTCATCTACTCTTGCCCCTCCGGCAGCAAAGTCAAAGATAGAATGATATACGCCTCCAACAAAAATGGATTTATTAActacttgaaaaatgacCAGAAAATTTCATTCAGTAAAGTAGTAGAAATCGGTGATTTTGCAGAATTAGATAAGTCCACATTAATAGCAACTAAAGAAGATAGCCTCGATCATGACCCTAACCCAGACCAGTCAAACAATGGCGGTTTGAGATTCAACAAACCAAGGGGCCCaatgaggaaaagaagaacataG
- the SLX9 gene encoding Slx9p (similar to Saccharomyces cerevisiae SLX9 (YGR081C); ancestral locus Anc_3.409) encodes MVAKKRNTLRGKASARNNQKFGADVVNDGIVDEKYDLESDPRAFLHQPKETKKEKLLNRQSTFLSHLKEKSAPSDGLSANFDGISKSSIRRRKRKLREELKPRMQDLLTSLEQEKDLQDIIEKRNMTMDDDKDIDMDSRIRIVDAKEIRSKEAEPGSIKIKKNQPNIRNQRGAKALAANETARFNQVLTNQDFQKNPFGALREVIKLQKQ; translated from the coding sequence ATGGTTGctaaaaagagaaacaCGCTTAGAGGGAAAGCAAGTGCAAGAAATAACCAAAAATTTGGGGCAGACGTGGTGAATGACGGCATTGTGGATGAGAAGTATGACTTAGAATCTGATCCAAGGGCCTTTTTGCACCAACCTAAGGAAactaaaaaggaaaaacttCTTAATAGACAGAGTACATTCTTATCCCacttaaaagaaaaatctgcACCTAGCGATGGCCTAAGTGCCAATTTTGACGGTATTTCTAAATCTTCCATTAGACGTAGGAAGAGAAAGCTAAGAGAAGAACTAAAACCAAGAATGCAGGATCTGCTCACTTCTTTAGAGCAAGAAAAGGACTTACAGGACATCATCGAAAAGAGGAATATGACGAtggatgatgataaagacATCGATATGGATTCTAGGATAAGGATTGTAGACGCAAAGGAAATACGTTCGAAGGAAGCAGAACCTGGATccataaaaataaagaagaatcagCCAAATATCAGGAACCAAAGGGGTGCAAAGGCTCTAGCGGCTAATGAAACTGCAAGGTTCAATCAGGTTCTAACCAACCAAGATTTCCAGAAAAATCCATTTGGTGCCTTGAGGGAGGTTATCAAGTTGCAAAAGCAATGA
- the TOM20 gene encoding TOM complex receptor protein TOM20 (similar to Saccharomyces cerevisiae TOM20 (YGR082W); ancestral locus Anc_3.410) — protein MSQSNSVLRGFAITTAIAALSATGYAIYFDYQRRNSPQFRKVLRQRAKEQAKMEEEAKSHAKEMKLQKVTEFLSMELAKDPIPSDPSEREATFTTNVENGERLSMQQGKELEAASKFYKALTVYPQPADLLGIYQRSIPEAIYEYIILMIAILPPANVASFVKGVVGSKAESDAVAEANDIDD, from the coding sequence ATGTCCCAATCGAACTCTGTCTTACGTGGTTTCGCCATCACGACAGCCATAGCTGCTTTATCAGCCACCGGTTATGCTATCTACTTTGActatcaaagaagaaacagcCCGCAATTCAGAAAAGTGTTGAGACAAAGAGCCAAAGAACAGGCAAagatggaagaagaagctaAAAGTCACGCTAAGGAAATGAAGTTACAAAAAGTTACGGAATTCTTATCCATGGAACTCGCTAAGGATCCTATTCCTAGTGATCCCTCTGAAAGAGAGGCTACATTTACTACCAACGTAGAAAATGGTGAAAGGTTATCCATGCAACAAGGTAAAGAACTAGAGGCtgcttcaaaattttataaagCGTTGACAGTATACCCTCAACCTGCTGATTTATTAGGTATTTACCAAAGATCCATCCCTGAGGCCATTTAtgaatatattatattaatGATTGCCATTCTACCTCCTGCTAATGTAGCTTCTTTCGTTAAAGGAGTTGTTGGAAGTAAAGCTGAGTCTGATGCGGTTGCTGAAGCCAATGATATCGATGATTAA